One window of Ziziphus jujuba cultivar Dongzao chromosome 5, ASM3175591v1 genomic DNA carries:
- the LOC107421670 gene encoding G-box-binding factor 4 codes for MASSKVMASSNSRNSDLARRSSSSLSSSVATKPKADQNQKNNNSNRTTTKASSLGSMTVDGLLRNVYDANPTTESTLLDAQITLIDTPPIATAAAGAGDMNSGGSVSSSNGPKTVDDVWREIVSGDRKGCKEEAPDEMMTLEDFLARAGAVEEDDVKSLPPPATERLSGGLFSFDSIPPSPLQALDKVDGSIIGFGNGVEVIGGGGTGTGTAGGVRGKRGRAVLEPLDKAAQQRQRRMIKNRESAARSRERKQAYQVELESLAVRLEEENERLMKEKAERTKERFKQLMEKIIPVEEKRRAPRVLRRVHSFEW; via the exons ATGGCGTCGTCGAAGGTGATGGCGTCGTCCAATTCGCGAAATTCGGATCTAGCGAgacgttcttcttcttctttgtcttcATCGGTTGCTACAAAACCTAAAGCAGATCAAAACCAGAAGAACAACAATTCCAATCGAACCACCACCAAAGCTTCTTCGCTCGGCTCCATGACCGTCGATGGCCTACTTCGCAATGTCTACGACGCAAATCCCACCACCGAATCCACCCTCCTCGACGCCCAAATCACGCTCATCGACACCCCTCCCATTGCCACTGCCGCTGCCGGCGCCGGCGATATGAATTCCGGTGGTTCTGTTAGCTCCTCCAATGGTCCTAAAACGGTCGACGACGTGTGGAGGGAGATTGTGTCAGGCGACAGGAAGGGGTGTAAAGAAGAGGCTCCGGACGAGATGATGACTCTGGAGGATTTCTTGGCGAGGGCTGGAGCCGTGGAGGAGGACGATGTGAAATCGCTGCCACCTCCGGCTACGGAGCGATTGAGTGGTGGGCTCTTCTCGTTTGATTCAATCCCACCGAGCCCATTACAGGCCCTGGATAAGGTCGATGGTTCGATTATTGGGTTTGGAAATGGGGTTGAGGTGATTGGAGGAGGAGGAACAGGAACAGGAACCGCAGGAGGTGTGAGGGGGAAGAGAGGGCGAGCCGTTTTGGAGCCATTGGATAAGGCTGCGCAGCAGAGACAGAGGCGAATGATTAAGAACAGAGAATCTGCGGCCAGGTCAAGGGAAAGGAAGCAG GCGTATCAAGTTGAGTTGGAGTCGTTGGCAGTGAGACTTGAGGAGGAAAACGAGCGGCTGATGAAAGAGAAG GCTGAGAGAACTAAGGAAAGATTTAAGCAG TTAATGGAGAAAATTATTCCAGTAGAGGAGAAGCGAAGGGCACCACGTGTTCTTCGGAGGGTTCATTCCTTCGAGTGGTAG
- the LOC107421659 gene encoding early nodulin-like protein 18: protein MKISSPMPTIIFFSSLVISLLVNIQPCQSSTLLVDGVSEWKHPVVHVGDSIIFKHKYHYNLYIFQNQKAYNVCNFTQATLLNKPNSTSYTWHPSRPGFFYFSFNNGSLKSTCQGYQKLAIKVVFSSSERSSSTISPQLPPMVAPTLAPAPSSGGSVISSSPAYMWPFRPRQAAAPPSPGPSSYPGGAVPSLVPDKGGGNGGIPFINSNPAVPLPTGEVDSATIRPLPTSGHGSQVMVELFAVQMGVFCVAFLVL from the exons ATGAAGATCTCAAGCCCAATGCCcaccatcatcttcttctcctcTCTTGTAATTTCTTTACTAGTCAATATCCAACCTTGTCAATCTTCAACACTACTAGTAGATGGAGTTTCAGAGTGGAAACACCCTGTTGTTCATGTAGGAGACTCTATTA TCTTCAAGCACAAGTACCACTACAATCTTTACATTTTCCAGAACCAAAAAGCCTACAATGTCTGCAATTTCACTCAAGCCACGCTTCTCAACAAACCCAACTCAACCTCCTACACG TGGCATCCATCACGCCCTGGTTTCTTCTACTTCTCATTCAACAATGGCTCTTTGAAAAGTACATGCCAAGGCTATCAGAAGCTGGCCATTAAAGTAGTTTTTTCATCATCAGAAAGAAGCTCAAGTACCATATCTCCACAGCTTCCTCCAATGGTTGCGCCTACACTTGCGCCAGCGCCATCTTCAGGTGGATCAGTAATATCATCTTCTCCGGCTTACATGTGGCCGTTCCGACCACGGCAAGCGGCGGCACCACCGAGTCCCGGACCAAGTTCTTATCCAGGAGGAGCTGTGCCATCCCTAGTTCCTGATAAAGGAGGTGGTAATGGTGGTATACCATTTATCAATAGTAACCCTGCAGTTCCTCTGCCTACCGGAGAAGTTGACTCTGCCACTATTCGCCCTTTGCCCACCTCTGGCCATGGAAGTCAG GTGATGGTGGAATTATTTGCAGTTCAAATGGGTGTATTTTGTGTGGCTTTCCTGGTGCTGTAA